The genomic DNA TTCGGGGCGAACATATTTGGGCCGAACATAACGCTTCACGTAAAGTTCGCCCGGTTGATACTCCAACTCCTCGGTGATTTCGTCGCCGATCTTTTTGAGCGTACTCACATCTTCTGCCGGGGCAATGACAATCTCTTCACGGCGCAGATGTGCCGGTAGTGGATTGCGGCTGGGGAGTTTAGCAGAGGAAGATTTTTTCTGGTGGCGCGTGTAGGTGATGGTGGCGGTGGCAACCGGTGCGGCGGCAGGCGCTTCTTCATTTAATCCGATCGCCAGTTGTTGTTCATTTGCCAGCGGCACAAAACGTTCACGTTTTTGTCCGAAGATCAAACGCTTGAGCTGCGCGAGTTCTTCACTCACACGATGATATTCAAACAACAATTCATCGTACGTGAGCGTGCGTGCGGTTTCCGTCATGCTCTAATATAAACACAGCTCACGCGAAAACCTGAATCTAATTTTATGCCATTTGTTTTTTTGATGAAGACGCATGGTGATAACGTCGGCGGCGCTTGATCGAGGCGAGATCGATGCCTTCGAGAATGAGCAGTAACTCGTCATAGCGCAGTTCCAGGGAAGTGTGTTGAGCAAGATTGGCGGGCAGTTGAAACGTGCCTTGCTCCAAACGCTTGTAGAAAAGCCAGAAACCGGTGCGATCCCACAAAAGCAGCTTCATGCGATCGCGCCGGCGATTGAGAAACACGTAAACGTCGCCACTGGTTGGATCGCGTGACAAGGCCGCAGCCACGAGTCCGGAGAGGCCGTCAAAGCTCTTGCGCATGTCGGTAGCGTGGGCATAGAGAAAGAAGCGCAACGCGGGCGAGAGCGGCACCATGGTTATGCCGGCTGGGTGTGAAGGAGTTGGGCGAGCACGGCGCCCTCCACAGGGCCATGAAAGCGCACAATCACGCCGGTGGGATATTCGATCACGCAGGCCGGTGGCGGCGCTGCGGGTTCGGTGGGCAGGAGGCGCAGGGGAATAAAGTCGCTGAGAGACTCAGGGTTTGCTGCAATCGTAGTTGTTTGAGTCTGCGGCGGCGCCGTAACAGTACCACGCAAGCGATGCCTCTTGAGCCAGTAGCGAAAGGTCCAATAAGCTAGGCCTTCCTGCTGGCAAAACGCTGCCTGCGAAAGCCTACTTGCGAGAAACCGCTCGACTTTCTCAAACATGGCTTGCGCATGTGCGTGTTCACGGTATCGTGGCTCCATCTCTTCTCCTTTTCGATTCAGCCTACGGTACGAATTCGAATCGAAAAATGATAGATGGGTTCACCGAGGGGATACGCATCAACACCATTCATGCCGAGGTTTCATGGCGTTATAAAATTGCAGATCCTTCCCATCAAGTTGATTCAGACAATCTGAAAGCCTGGCTTTTTAACTCAAAATATGGAGTGATGACATGGTTGGGACTATAATGGTAGATAAAAAAATTCTGGAGCGGCTGCGGGAAGCCTTCAAGCGCTACGGTCGAGCCGTCCTGGGCGATCCCAATATGACGGTCGATTTTTTCCCGACAGAATATGAAGGGAGCGTGGGCGTCTTTCTTTCTTCACCAAGTTTTCAAAAAATGCCCTTTTCCGAGCGACAGAATTCCGTGTGGGAATATTTGCTCAATGATCCTCAGGTCAATAAGGATGACATGTTTGTCATTTCACGGATTTCAATTGAGCATGAAACCGTCGAATTTGTCTGAGCCATCACGGGCGTAGTCATGGCCTACCTTCTCCACATTCTCATCCTCATCAACATTTACATAATCATCGCCATTTCGCTCAATCTCATCGCGGGTTATACCGGCATTTTGTCGATTGCGCATGCGGCGTTTTACGGCGTTGGCGCGTATGTCGCGGCTTTGTTTGCGGTGAATTTCGGCACGCCGTTTCTATTGAATCTCATTATCGCGATGGCAATGGCGGGCGCGGTAGCGGCAGTGGTAGCTTTTCCTTCTCTGCGCATTCACGACGATTATTTGGTGATCGCCACGTTCGGCTTTCAAATGATTCTGTTCAGCATCTTCAACAACTGGGTCGGCC from Cytophagia bacterium CHB2 includes the following:
- the tnpB gene encoding IS66 family insertion sequence element accessory protein TnpB, which encodes MVPLSPALRFFLYAHATDMRKSFDGLSGLVAAALSRDPTSGDVYVFLNRRRDRMKLLLWDRTGFWLFYKRLEQGTFQLPANLAQHTSLELRYDELLLILEGIDLASIKRRRRYHHASSSKKQMA